The following are encoded in a window of Rubellicoccus peritrichatus genomic DNA:
- a CDS encoding chemotaxis protein CheW, with amino-acid sequence MSSEEEHIDSTASIELLDRQSPEGYQREWLERIRERPDDDVKDTMPALVFRVAGEWLAISVTCVAEVTSDAPVHRVPHRTNEVLKGIVNVRGELQLAISLRSLLALESGTAEQMSAGRVYPRMVMLLREGERFVSRVEEVVGVIHFEKDEMEQVPVTVSKALATYTRGIFSWRDRKIAMIDDELLFHSILNKYL; translated from the coding sequence ATGAGTAGCGAAGAAGAACATATTGATTCAACCGCATCCATCGAATTACTCGATCGGCAATCGCCTGAAGGCTACCAGCGCGAATGGTTGGAACGTATTCGTGAGAGGCCCGATGATGATGTAAAGGATACGATGCCGGCACTTGTTTTTCGAGTAGCAGGTGAGTGGTTGGCAATCTCAGTCACTTGTGTTGCTGAAGTAACTTCGGATGCGCCAGTTCATCGTGTGCCGCATCGAACCAATGAAGTACTAAAAGGCATTGTTAATGTCCGCGGGGAATTACAACTGGCGATATCGCTTCGCTCATTACTTGCTCTTGAGTCCGGAACAGCAGAGCAGATGTCCGCAGGCAGGGTATATCCACGCATGGTCATGCTTTTGCGTGAGGGAGAGCGCTTTGTTTCACGTGTCGAAGAGGTCGTAGGCGTTATTCACTTTGAAAAGGATGAAATGGAGCAAGTGCCTGTTACGGTTAGCAAGGCTCTCGCTACTTATACACGGGGCATTTTCTCATGGCGTGACAGAAAGATCGCCATGATCGATGACGAGCTTTTGTTTCACAGTATATTGAATAAATATCTCTGA
- a CDS encoding hybrid sensor histidine kinase/response regulator, translated as MSSAEDSFPMLDLYQQEVETQCGALNEGLLELEKDSTEAEVIESIMRAAHSLKGAARIVGIKTVGDVAHVLEDILTHASEGKISISADDVDVLLRAADFFVTSGQQSAEQMAAWIESTQHTAEDLIVDIKAIEHSDAAPAKTPPVEKEEEPTKAEPLHLADASMLDLFKTEAEEQLTKLSNGLVALEDTPNNLELIEPLMRAAHSLKGAARIVGLTPAVDVAHAMEDVLVAAQEGKVSLEPESIDVLLKATDWLSQISQVAEDELASWVEKHADEVDLFQKDLRAIEKGKPIAKKQNQAPPVEAPIEKKDSDTSASKDSSDDAAPASQSKEKSASASQASDSVVRVSAENLNRLMGLAAETLVETRRLEPFRDSLLKLKETQTDLNQRIDVAQRALEALNLDPTTAAELEFVRIASRANLNAIREQIDSFDGFSREHTLLSDRLYREVLDSRMRPFRDGVVGFPRLVRDIGRSLGKKIAFNVEGKDTPVDRDILEKLDSPLNHILRNACDHGLETPEERIAKGKEPTAHLRLGARHSAGMLVVEIKDDGRGIDAERVRKKILERELCSADMVENLSEEETLEFLFLPGFFTAKEVTQISGRGVGLDVVQTMMQEIGGKVRVSSEVDHGTQFTIEVPITRSVVRALILEIDGEPYAFPLNRIVRTLQLTSEDIRIVENRQYFSMDGVNVGLVSAHSALGLSGNASTLSNELTVVVVNDRNNFYGVEIGQLIGESDLVVRPLDPRLGKVPGISAASLTEDGHPLLIIDIEDLVQSIDKLLSGGSMVQSERRDASTSGVRRKRVLVVDDSITVRETERQLLQNAGYDVEVAVDGADGWNAVRLGDFDLVVSDIDMPRLNGFEFVKKIRSDNRLGRTPVVIVSYKDREEDRMKGLDAGADFYLTKSAFQDDTFIEAVEELIGDAHDAS; from the coding sequence ATGAGTTCAGCCGAAGATAGTTTTCCCATGCTTGACCTCTACCAGCAAGAGGTGGAGACGCAGTGCGGTGCATTGAATGAAGGCTTGCTGGAGCTGGAAAAAGATTCCACTGAGGCTGAAGTGATTGAATCCATTATGCGTGCTGCTCACAGTTTAAAAGGTGCGGCCCGTATCGTTGGAATAAAAACCGTAGGAGATGTTGCCCACGTTCTTGAGGATATTCTGACGCATGCCAGTGAAGGCAAAATTAGTATTTCGGCGGATGATGTGGATGTGCTTCTGCGTGCTGCCGATTTCTTTGTTACTTCCGGCCAGCAATCAGCTGAGCAGATGGCTGCATGGATAGAAAGCACCCAGCACACTGCTGAAGATTTAATCGTAGACATCAAGGCGATTGAACATAGTGATGCTGCACCTGCCAAAACTCCGCCGGTTGAAAAAGAAGAAGAGCCAACTAAAGCCGAGCCACTTCATTTGGCCGATGCTTCGATGCTTGATCTTTTCAAAACGGAGGCGGAAGAACAGCTGACGAAGCTATCCAACGGTCTGGTTGCTCTCGAAGATACACCGAACAACCTGGAATTGATTGAACCTTTGATGCGGGCTGCCCATAGCCTGAAGGGCGCCGCACGTATTGTCGGACTCACTCCGGCTGTGGATGTTGCCCATGCGATGGAGGATGTGCTGGTTGCCGCGCAGGAAGGCAAGGTCTCCCTCGAACCGGAAAGCATTGATGTCTTATTGAAGGCAACCGATTGGCTCTCGCAAATATCTCAAGTCGCAGAGGATGAGCTTGCCAGCTGGGTAGAAAAACATGCAGACGAAGTGGATCTTTTTCAGAAAGATTTGCGTGCTATTGAAAAGGGAAAGCCCATCGCTAAAAAGCAGAATCAGGCGCCACCTGTAGAAGCACCAATAGAGAAAAAAGATTCGGACACCAGTGCTTCCAAAGACAGCAGTGATGATGCTGCGCCAGCATCTCAATCCAAGGAAAAGTCAGCTTCAGCCTCACAGGCGTCGGATTCCGTTGTTCGTGTTTCTGCTGAAAATCTTAACCGTTTGATGGGGCTTGCTGCGGAAACGCTGGTTGAGACAAGGCGCCTTGAACCATTCCGAGACTCTCTCTTAAAGCTGAAAGAGACACAGACGGATTTGAATCAACGCATCGACGTTGCTCAACGAGCCCTGGAAGCGCTTAATCTTGACCCTACGACTGCTGCAGAGCTTGAGTTTGTCCGTATCGCCTCACGTGCAAATCTCAATGCCATACGGGAGCAGATTGATTCATTTGATGGGTTTTCACGGGAGCACACTTTACTCTCTGATCGCCTTTACCGTGAAGTATTAGATAGCCGGATGCGGCCGTTTCGCGATGGCGTGGTTGGCTTTCCAAGATTAGTCCGTGATATTGGTCGATCGCTTGGTAAGAAGATCGCGTTCAATGTTGAAGGTAAAGACACTCCGGTTGACCGTGATATTCTTGAAAAGCTGGATTCACCATTGAATCATATTCTCAGGAACGCCTGTGACCATGGATTGGAAACACCCGAGGAGCGTATTGCAAAGGGCAAGGAGCCGACAGCACACCTGCGCCTTGGAGCTCGCCACAGTGCCGGGATGCTTGTTGTTGAAATTAAAGATGATGGCCGTGGAATCGACGCGGAGCGCGTTCGGAAGAAGATTCTGGAACGTGAGCTATGTTCTGCTGACATGGTTGAAAATTTATCGGAAGAGGAAACGCTGGAGTTTCTATTCCTTCCGGGATTTTTCACTGCAAAGGAAGTAACACAAATATCGGGCCGTGGTGTTGGTTTGGATGTGGTTCAAACCATGATGCAGGAGATCGGTGGTAAGGTTCGGGTTAGTTCCGAAGTGGATCATGGAACCCAGTTCACGATTGAAGTTCCGATCACCCGTTCGGTTGTCCGTGCTTTGATTCTTGAAATTGATGGCGAGCCTTATGCATTTCCGTTAAATCGTATTGTCAGGACCTTGCAGCTTACCTCTGAGGATATTCGTATTGTTGAGAACCGCCAGTACTTCAGCATGGACGGAGTCAACGTGGGTTTGGTTTCAGCTCACTCGGCCCTCGGACTTAGCGGGAATGCCAGCACCTTAAGTAATGAACTGACGGTTGTTGTGGTCAATGATCGCAATAATTTCTACGGGGTTGAGATTGGGCAATTGATTGGTGAATCGGACCTGGTAGTTCGTCCTTTGGATCCACGTCTTGGCAAAGTGCCAGGTATTAGTGCAGCGTCTCTGACTGAAGATGGGCATCCGCTTTTGATTATTGATATTGAAGATCTCGTTCAGTCGATTGATAAGCTTCTGTCTGGCGGGTCAATGGTTCAGTCGGAGCGCAGAGATGCATCCACATCAGGTGTCCGTAGAAAGCGTGTGCTGGTGGTTGATGATTCCATCACTGTCCGTGAGACAGAAAGACAACTGCTGCAAAATGCAGGATATGATGTCGAGGTCGCAGTTGATGGTGCTGATGGTTGGAATGCGGTCCGGCTGGGGGATTTTGACCTTGTAGTGAGTGATATCGACATGCCGCGCCTCAATGGCTTTGAGTTTGTCAAAAAAATTCGGAGTGACAATCGGTTGGGGCGTACTCCAGTTGTTATCGTTTCATACAAGGACCGCGAAGAAGATCGTATGAAAGGCCTTGATGCGGGAGCGGATTTTTATCTGACCAAGAGTGCTTTCCAGGATGACACCTTTATTGAGGCAGTCGAAGAACTCATTGGTGATGCTCATGACGCATCATAA
- a CDS encoding serine hydrolase has product MKAKIFCISVFLFSGMYCVHAQSPGVNDKVGAHITEKVNRELNQSIIVGIVTSAGDEYITAGTISEENPTAPTKDTIYEIGSITKVFTAASAADLIKQRQLTWKTTAGALLPQNAQPPNFEGQPINLHHLATHSSGLARLPLNLNPEDPQNPYKDYDEEALYKGVKLAGLPYPPGSFYLYSNFGYGLLGHLLELRTGDPYETIVKEHVTEPLGMANTAVTLTEEQQVLLAPGHQGKKEVPGWDLNAMSGAGALKSNAEDLIKFLKAQMGMIKNPKAAAMGSIHAPILPTGSKDTMVGYAWQITRSDGTTVYWHNGQTGGYASFIGFNPSRRIGVVVLSNTNQSVDEIGFYVLAPDVYPLGDFQPLPRVPISTLERYVGTYEIAPGAEIKVTREDNRLYATITGTPTYRIFPISETRFGFAEGNLILDFDSKAKRGKVQTIKVEEKLRSYGARRIKEE; this is encoded by the coding sequence ATGAAAGCGAAAATCTTCTGCATCAGTGTTTTTCTTTTTTCAGGCATGTATTGCGTGCATGCACAATCTCCAGGAGTGAACGATAAGGTAGGCGCTCACATCACTGAAAAAGTGAATCGTGAGCTGAATCAGTCGATCATCGTTGGCATTGTAACCAGCGCTGGTGACGAATACATAACAGCCGGGACGATTTCCGAAGAAAACCCGACTGCCCCAACAAAAGACACGATTTATGAGATTGGCTCCATTACCAAGGTGTTTACCGCGGCAAGTGCAGCTGACTTGATAAAACAACGCCAACTGACCTGGAAAACAACAGCTGGGGCTCTTCTGCCGCAAAATGCCCAGCCACCGAACTTTGAAGGACAGCCCATAAACCTGCATCATCTTGCCACGCACTCATCGGGTTTAGCCAGACTTCCTCTCAACCTGAACCCGGAGGACCCACAGAACCCATACAAGGATTACGACGAGGAAGCTCTCTACAAGGGAGTTAAATTGGCTGGCTTACCCTACCCTCCAGGCTCCTTTTATCTCTACAGCAACTTTGGCTATGGATTACTCGGGCATCTTCTGGAGCTCCGAACTGGCGATCCTTATGAAACGATTGTCAAGGAACACGTCACTGAGCCTCTTGGCATGGCCAACACGGCTGTCACTCTGACTGAAGAACAGCAAGTCTTACTCGCTCCTGGTCATCAGGGAAAGAAAGAGGTTCCTGGCTGGGATTTGAATGCCATGTCAGGTGCGGGCGCATTAAAGTCCAATGCAGAAGATTTAATCAAATTCCTTAAAGCCCAAATGGGCATGATAAAAAACCCCAAGGCTGCGGCCATGGGCTCAATCCATGCACCGATTTTACCAACGGGCTCCAAAGATACCATGGTCGGCTATGCCTGGCAAATCACGCGCTCAGATGGGACGACAGTCTATTGGCATAACGGTCAAACTGGTGGCTACGCATCCTTTATCGGTTTTAATCCGTCACGTCGTATCGGCGTTGTTGTATTGAGTAACACCAATCAAAGCGTGGATGAAATTGGCTTTTATGTCCTGGCACCGGATGTCTACCCACTGGGTGACTTCCAACCTCTGCCACGTGTGCCGATCTCAACACTGGAACGTTATGTCGGCACTTATGAAATCGCTCCAGGTGCCGAGATCAAAGTAACCCGTGAAGACAATCGCCTCTATGCAACGATCACGGGAACACCAACCTACCGCATCTTTCCGATTTCAGAAACCCGCTTTGGATTTGCAGAAGGCAACCTCATTCTGGATTTCGATTCAAAAGCCAAACGTGGCAAAGTGCAGACAATCAAAGTGGAAGAAAAATTACGGTCCTACGGTGCGCGTAGAATCAAAGAAGAATGA